One genomic window of Chelonia mydas isolate rCheMyd1 chromosome 27, rCheMyd1.pri.v2, whole genome shotgun sequence includes the following:
- the LOC102932376 gene encoding keratin, type I cytoskeletal 15, producing the protein MATSFMQSTSSNYGGGLGGGGSSSSRVSSVRMGGSYRPPSIHGGSGGRGISVSSTRYVSSGSGYGGGLGSSYGAGYSSGLGGGYGGSSGFYSGFGGDAGGCFGGGAGGGFGGIYDFGGGDGGILSGNEKITMQNLNDRLATYLDKVRALEQANTDLEIKIRDWYQKQGPTSPERDYSPYYKIIDELRDKILAATIDNSRVILEIDNARLAADDFRLKYENELFLRQSVEADINGLRRVLDELTLSRADLEMQIENLKEELAFLKKNHEEEMKEYSNQLGGQVSVEIDAAPGVDLTSILAEMREQYEILADKNRRDAEAWFYKQTEELNREVATSTEQIHTSKSEITELRHTLQGLEIELQSQLSMKAGLEANLAETEGRYCAQLAQLQAMITSIEEQLAELRCDMERQNQEYKMLLDVKTRLEQEIATYRRLLEGQDSQLSGWSPKDASLSSSSSSSRVRISVEDSVDGKVISSQERKY; encoded by the exons ATGGCTACTTCCTTTATGCAGAGCACCTCTTCTAACTATGGTGgtggtctggggggtgggggcagtagcTCCTCTCGTGTTTCTTCAGTCCGAATGGGAGGATCCTACAGACCCCCAAGTATCCATGGAGGATCTGGTGGCAGGGGCATTTCTGTCTCTTCCACTAGGTATGTCTCCTCTGGAAGTGGATATGGTGGTGGCTTGGGCAGTAGCTATGGGGCTGGATATAGTTCTGGCTTGGGTGGGGGCTATGGAGGAAGTAGTGGCTTTTATTCTGGCTTTGGAGGAGATGCTGGTGGTTGCTTTGGAGGAGGTGCTGGTGGTGGCTTCGGTGGTATTTATGactttggtggtggtgatggaggAATCCTATCTGGAAATGAAAAGATAACTATGCAGAACCTGAACGATCGTCTGGCAACCTATCTGGACAAGGTGCGAGCTCTGGAGCAAGCAAATACTGATCTAGAGATCAAAATCCGAGACTGGTATCAGAAGCAAGGTCCCACTAGTCCAGAACGTGACTACAGTCCTTATTACAAGATAATTGATGAGCTTCGAGACAAG ATTCTTGCAGCTACTATTGACAATTCCAGAGTCATTTTGGAGATTGACAATGCTAGACTGGCTGCAGATGATTTCAGACTGAA ATATGAGAACGAGTTGTTCCTTCGCCAGAGTGTTGAGGCTGATATCAATGGCCTGCGTAGAGTCTTGGATGAGCTGACTCTGTCCAGAGCTGATCTGGAGATGCAGATTGAAAACCTGAAGGAAGAGTTGGCTTTCCTCAAGAAGAATCATGAGGAA GAAATGAAGGAATACAGCAATCAGCTGGGTGGACAGGTCAGCGTAGAGATTGATGCTGCTCCTGGAGTTGATCTCACCAGTATCCTGGCTGAGATGAGAGAGCAGTATGAAATACTGGCTGATAAGAACCGTCGAGATGCTGAGGCCTGGTTCTATAAACAG aCTGAGGAGCTGAACCGTGAAGTAGCCACCAGTACTGAACAGATACATACCAGCAAGAGCGAGATTACAGAACTGAGACACACACTGCAGGGCCTGGAGATAGAACTCCAATCTCAGCTCAGCATG AAAGCTGGGCTGGAAGCCAACTTGGCAGAAACAGAAGGAAGATACTGTGCACAGCTAGCACAACTTCAGGCCATGATCACCAGCATTGAGGAGCAACTGGCTGAGCTTCGATGTGACATGGAGCGGCAGAACCAAGAGTATAAGATGCTCCTGGATGTCAAAACCAGATTAGAGCAGGAGATTGCCACTTACCGCCGTCTGTTGGAAGGCCAGGACTCCCA GCTGTCGGGATGGAGCCCTAAGGATG CAtcccttagcagcagcagcagcagcagcagagttcgCATTAGTGTGGAAGATTCAGTAGATGGAAAAGTAATTTCTTCCCAGGAAAGGAAATACTGA